The genomic stretch CGGAAGAAGACTTTATACGTATCCACGACATCACCATCGACCCCAAACGCCACCAGGTCCATTGCGGCAGCCGCGTCGCAGACTTGAGTGTTACCGAATTCTCAATTCTTGAGTTTTTAGCCAGGAACGCCGGGTGGGTATTTTCCCGCAACCAGATAATCGGGGCAGTAAAGGGTGATTCGTATCCTGTAACCGAGCGGGCTGTGGATGTACAGATTCTGGGGTTGAGAAAGAAGCTCGAAGAATACGGTGCGTACATTGAGACGGTTCGGGGAGTCGGATACCGCATGAGGGAAGAAGATTCCGGAGACAGCGGGGCTCTCCCCATCCGCCGGGCTATTCAATCCTCGTAAGGTTTCTTCCGTTCTGCTTGGCCCTGTACATGGCGGCATCCGCACGTGCAATCCAGGCTTCCCGGCTCTCTCCTGAATGGTACTGGGCAACACCCAATGAAGCAGTTACCGAGAGTTCAAAATCTCCGCTATCAATCTTCCTCTCCATAAGAGAAAGTCGAAAACGTTCAGCGATAGCAAAGGCCTGATCCTTGTAGGTATTCGGCAGAACCATAAAGAACTCCTCACCGCCGTAGCGGCCGGCTTGATCGTACTTTCGCAGGGTTTCCTGGAGAAGATTGCCGATCTCCTTGATTACCATATCACCCACAGGATGCCCATAATTGTCGTTAATCGGCTTAAAGTGGTCGATGTCCATCATTATGCCGGACAAGGGGACCTCGGTCCTGAGAGCCCGGTCGATTTCGATATCGATTATGGAAAACAGACTCATCCGGTTCAAAAGACCGGACAGCATGTCGTATTTGGCTATTCGTTCCAGCTTGGCCTTTGTGCGTTCAAGCTCCTCTTTTTCCGTCTCTATTACTTCCAGGGTCTGTTTCAGGTGCAGGTGGCGATCCAGAATCTTGCTGGCAAGTTCCTCCTCCTGCTTAACCGCCTGACGGAAGAATTCCCGCTCCTCAAAAAGCCGCATCTGACTTCTTAAACGAATATATGCGGCCTTTATGCGGGTCTGAAACTCAAGTTTACGGACGGGCTTCTGAATATAATCATCGGCCCCCTCCTCCAATGCATCATTGAGACGCTGCTTTTCATGGGCAGTTAAAATAATCTGCAGGGGACACTGGAAATATCGCTTTCTGAACTCGATGGCCAGCTCCCGCCAAGGGGGATCAGTTACATCAAGGTCGATGAGGATAATATGAATGTCTTCTTCTTTAAGATACGAAAGAGCTTCGCCGGAACTTCCGGCACTTAATACACCATACCCTTCTTCCACCAAGTAACGGTTCATCTTTTCAAGATCACCGGAGTTGCTGTCAATTAACAGAATACGGGTCATATACCCTCATTTTTAATCAGCCCCGCAGATACATCAGAAAAACCTGGAAACCTCCAAGAACCGCTCCCAGGAACGCTCCAAAGACGTTGATCCACTTCAGCTGCTTCTTTATTACCAATAATAATAATGATTCAACCTCTTCAATTGCAAGGCTGTCGATGCGTAATATTACAAGCTTTTCTATATCCATTACTTCAAGGGCGATGGGAACCGCTTTTACAAGGAGCCCGACTACTGTATCACGAACCAGGGGGACAAGGAGTTCCCGTCCGCCTGTATTCCAGCCGATCAGATCCCCCACGCTAAGATCCTCAGGAACAAGAGACAGAATGCCTGCAGCGGTGATTCCGGACTCCGCCTTGAAAGGATCCACCCCGCTGAAGAGTTTATCCATTATGCCTGCCAGTTCATCTATTTTGTCAGGTTCCAGGAATTCGCCAAGGGGTAACTTAAGGTTCTGCTTAAGATACTCCTCCGCCGCCACGAGCAGCCCTTCCACGGTTTCCGGAGACTGCAGGCTTTCTTCCAGGTTCTGGATAAAACGGTCCACAAGGTAGGACATGTTCTCTTCCATGGTTCTGTGGTACTGTCCGGCCACTACTACCAGCCTCTGAATACCGGAGAGGCTGTCCACCGCATCCCTGAAGAGCAGAACTCCCCGCCGATGCAGCTCATTCCGTGTGGCGCTGCGATTCAGCCACTGAATCAGGAAGCGCCGCAATGACGGCAAGACCCCAGCGAAGCCTGCGATTATTGCCTGCCGGGCCTCCGGGCTGAGGAGCTCTTCGATTTTACGGTTCTCCTGTATGTGCCTGTGCAGGATTCCGGCAGTCAGCTCTCCCGCCGGTCCGCGGCCGCCCTGCTCCGGGACTTCTGTTCGCTCCGAGCCAAGATACGTCCGAACCAGCCCCCGCAGCAGGGCGGTCCCCAGGCTGTGGATTCCCGGAGAATCAGCAAGCTCCTTCCACAGGCCGGAAAACCTGCGCAGGGGAGAGTTTGCCGGGTTTTTTAGTATGGAAGAGATTTTTACCGGACACAGAATATCCCCGCCCCGGCGAATTGCCGATTCAAGACCCTGCAGAAAGCCCGGGGTTTCCATCTGTGCACAAACTGCTTCAACGGTAAAAAGTTCCGTTGATACCTGCCGGGCAATACTGCGGGCAAGTTCGTGCCGCTGTTTCGGGATAATTCCCGGGGTAAGGGGCAGCCGAAAACCGAAGAACCTCTTCTCCCTGTAAGGGCGAAAGAGCATGGTTATGGCTATTTTATTTGTAATATAGCCTATGACAGCCCCGGCTAAAGGGGGAATGAAGTAGATAACTGCAGACGGCATGTCCATAGGGGGGGCTTACCGTGTTTCCCTGGCAGCCCGCAGCGCCTGTTCCCTGCTGCCGTATAGCTCCACATAGGCGCCAAAGACCCATCCGATCAAACCGTCATAGGAAACCTGGTACCAGTAGTCCTCGTATCCTTCAATAAAAACTTTATCCGGAGACTGGGAAAGGACCTCCAAAACTACCCCCCGGCGGTTCCAGAAGGTAGTAACCACCTCGCTCTGGGAATCAGGACTGTTTCTCATACGCAGATGAGATGAGGCAATAACACCCCATTTTTCCCTCATGGACAAGAGAGAGGTGGGAGGAAGATCTATGCTTGTCAGCTTTTCTTCCTTTGCACATCCGGTAAAGATGAGGATTAAACTGAACACAGCAAACAGTGTATATTTTTTACAGCCCGTATTTTTAAAAAATTTTATCATACCCCCAGACCTCTGTCAGTCCTCGCCTTTTAGGTTCTGTATCTCATCCCGGATTAGCGCGGCCTTCTCAAACTCGAGATTCTTGGCCATCTCCAGCATCTCATGCTCAAGGGCCTTGATCAAGGCCGCCTTCTCCCTGGGAATAAGGATATTATAACTGCGCTTCAGCACGTCTAGAGCCTGCTCTTCCGCAGCACGGCTCTCCTCTTTCTGGCGCACGAGAATATCGTGAATGGATTTTCTGACAGACTGGGGCGTAATGCCGTGGGTCCTGTTATACTCCTCCTGAATGCTGCGCCGGCGATCTGTCTCGTCGATGGCAGTCTCCATGGCCGGCGACATTCTGTCGGCATACATCAATACCCGGCCGTCCAGGTTACGGGCCGCCCGTCCGATGGTCTGGATCAGGGAAGTCGAGCTCCTCAGGAAACCGATCTTGTCAGCATCCAGAATGGCGATCAGCGCGACCTCAGGGAGGTCCAATCCTTCCCGCAGCAGGTTGATACCTACCAGAACATCGAATACGCCCTGTCTGAGCTGGGTGAGGATCTCCACCCGCTCAATCGTCTCAACCTCGGAGTGAAGATACCGAACCCGCACCCCCAGATTCGCCAGGTAATCCGTCAGGTCCTCGGCCATCTTCTTGGTAAGGGTGGTAATCAGCGTCCGGTATCCCAGGGCTATGGTGGCCTTGATTTCGCCGAAGAGGTCCTCAATCTGTCCTTCCGTAGGGCGCACCTCAATTTGGGGATCCAGAAGCCCTGTAGGCCGGATAATCTGCTCTACCACCTGAGCAGAGCGCCGGATCTCCTCTTTTCCCGGAGTCGCAGAGACAAAGATGGCCTGGTCCAGGAGCTGCTCGAACTCCCCAAAAATCAGGGGCCGGTTATCCAGGGCGGAAGGCAGGCGGAAACCATGGTTTACCAGGTTCAGCTTGCGGGAGCGGTCACCTTCGTACATGGCGCCGACCTGGGGCAGGGTTACGTGGCTCTCGTCGATCATAGTCATGAACCCTTGAGGAAAATAATCCAGCAGCACCGACGGCCGTTCCCCCTCGATGCGGTCGGAAAGGTGCCGGGAGTAGTTCTCTATCCCTGAGCAGTAACCCATCTCTTCCATCATCTCCAGGTCATACTCGGTGCGTGTTTTTAAACGCTGGGCCTCGACAATCTTGCCCTCTTCGGTAAACCTGCGATACTGCTCCTCCAGCTCTTCCCTGATCTCCTTAAGAGACTTCTGAACCTGATCTTCAGGCATTACAAAGTGTTTGGCCGGGTAGATGACACAGTGATCCCGCTCGTCCAGGACCTGCATTCCCACCGGATCGATGCGCCGGATACGGGCGACCGTGTCCCAGTCAAGCTCCACCCGAAAGGCATGTTCCGTATAGGCTGGGTAAATCTCCAGCACGTCGCCGCGGACCCGGAAGTTACCCCGGTCCAGGATATGGTCATTCCGTTCATACTGCAGGGAGATCAGCTGCCGGCTGATGGAACCGATGTCCGCCTCGTCGCCGACTTTTAACCGAAGGCGCATCTCGTGGAAGGATTTTGGGTTTCCCAGGCCGTAAATGCAGGATACCGTGGCTACGATTATAACGTCCTCCCGCTCCATCAGCGAGGAGGTAGCTGAGAGCCTCAGACGGTCTATCTCGTCGTTAATGGAGGCGTCCTTTTCGATATAGAGATCCCGGGAGGGAACATAGGCCTCGGGCTGATAGTAATCGTAGTAGGAGACAAAGTACTCCACGGCGTTATCGGGAAAGAAGTCCTTGAACTCCCGGTAAAGCTGGGCAGCCAGGGTCTTGTTGTGGGAAATAACCAGGGTCGGCCTCTGGATCGTCTCGATGATCTTGGCCATGGTGAAGGTTTTTCCGGAGCCTGTGACCCCTTTCAGGGTCTGAAAGCGGTCTCCCTGTTCGATGCCTTCCACCAGCTTGCGGATTGCTTCTCCCTGGTCCCCGGCGGGGGCATAGGATGATTCTACACGAAAACGCGGCATGGCTTAATTCCAGTACAGTTCTTCGGGGCGCTCGGAGAGTTCCACCTGGAAACTCCGCTTCTGCCGGCCCCGGTATGCGACTACATCAATCACCTCTCCCGGGCGATTGTCCTCCAGGGCACCAAGAAGATCGGAAATCGTCTCGGTTCTGTCACCATCCACCTCAACCAGAATATCCCCTCCCAGGTAGAGGATCGAACGTCCGTAGCGGATCGGATTGGTCTGGTCGCCTCCGCGGATTCCTGCCTTCTCGGCGGCACCGCCCTTTACGGTCTTGGAGACAAGAATACCCTTTTCCACCGTGAGTTTTCCGTACCGGACAATATTTCTGTCCAGCTGCACGGGTACAACATCGATCCATCCCCGGCGCACCAGACCGTACTCAATAAGGTCGGGAACGACCCGCCGCGCGGTATTTACCGGTGTGGCAAAACCGATTCCCACGGACCCGCCGGAAGGACTGTATATCATGGTATTAATGCCGATCATCTCTCCATGGGCGTTCAGGAGGGGCCCGCCGGAGTTCCCCGGATTGATGCTTGCGTCGGTCTGGATCATATCGCGGATAACAATGTTGGACGAGGTACGCACCGGCCGCCCCAGCCCGGAAACAATTCCCGTAGTCAGGGTTCGATCATACCCAAAAGGATTTCCAATAGCCAGTACCTTCTGACCGACCCTCAGATTGGATGAATCACCAAAAGGAACCGTGACAAGGTCTTTGCTTTCGGGATCGAACTTTACCACCGCCAGATCATTCTCGGGGTCCTTGCCGATAACCTCCCCCTCGAACTGGCTGCCGTCGGCGAGATTGATATGTACCTTGTAGGCCTTTTCCACCACGTGATAGTTGGTGAGAATATATCCCCGCCGGTCGATAATCGAACCCGATCCGGTCCCCCCTTCCGAAGGTACAGGTTCCAGGAACCAGTTAAGAGTAAGGGTCTCGGTGGTAATGTTAACTACTCCGCGATTCAGGTTTTCGTAGTTGCGGATGTTGGCCAGTTCATCGTCGGTAAACTCTCCGGAACTCTGGGTCAGATAAGTATTCTCCGGGGGAATGGGGTTGGTCTCCAGGCGGAAAACCGGTTCCTCCTCTGCAGAGACGCTTTCCGGTTCAGCGGGAGTATCCTGTCCCGGGCCGAACAGCCCCAGGCCTGCAGCTAAAAGCAGGACAATAAGCCCGCTGGCCAGGGAATAGAAAATAAGCTGTCCTCGGCTGTAGAGCTTCATCTTTCCTCCTGTCCTTTTAAATATAGCCGGATAGAGGAATAATGCCAACTCGGTTTATGCGCAAAGAATCAGCGGGCTGGGACGCGAAGCCCGGAATAGAACAGGTTTTCTCCCACTCCTCTCAGTCCCACAGCTTCCACAATATGTGTGCCCAGGACCCTTCCCGACCCTTCAAGATCTGCGATACTCCTCGCTACCTTGAGCACACCATGGACCGCCCGGTTGGAGAATCCTTCCCGATGAGTCTCTTCCAGCAGCACCCGCTGGGTGTCCGGGTCCAGGGCCGCTGCATTTACCAGTTCACGGCCCTCAAGTTCTGAGTTAAGACGATCCACACCCCGAAGCTTACGTCCAGTTGTTCGCCCCCGGCTGACCTGTTCCCGCAGCAGGTCTGAGGATTTCCTCTCTCCATGCAACAGGGCCTCCGGGCCCGCAGGCTGCAGAGGAATGCGAATATCGATTCTGTCCAGCAGAGCGCCCCCCAGGGTCTTCCAGTAGCGGGAGATCTCCCGATCTGTGCAGAGACAGACCGCGTCCTCTTTGCCCAGGTTTCCGCAGGGACAGGGATTCAGGGTAAGGAGCAGCTGAAAGCTGGCAGGAAAGAATGCCCTCCGCTGGGCCCGGACAAGATCAACCCGCCGCTGCTCCACCGGTTCCCGCAGAGCCTGCAGCACCCCGGACTGAAACTCCGCTGCTTCATCCAGCAGCAGGACCCCGTTGTGGGCCAGGGACACCTCCCCCGGCTGCAGAAAAGGTCCGCCGCCAATGAGACCTTCCCTGCTGGCACTGTGGTGGGGTTTGCGGAAAGGCGGGGTTTTTATAAGCCCGGACCGCCGGGGCAGTTTTCCCGCCACCGAATAAATACGGGTTACCTCGAGTGCCTCCCGATGGAACAGGGACGGCAGGATCGACGGAAAGCGGACCGCCGCCATGGATTTACCTGAACCGGGAGGTCCAAAAAGCATCGTATGGTGCCCCCCCACTGCGGCGATCTGCAGTGCACGCAGCAACTCGGGGCAGCCGGCCATATCTCCGTAGTCGGGGCCGGCGTCAGATTCCCTTTTGCTCAGGCTGCCTTCTTCTGCCTCTGCGGACTTGCCGGCGCCGGGGTCCTGCAATAATTCCACCGCCGCGGTCAGATCCGTCACCGGGTAAATGTTCTTTAGTCCCGAGGCAGCGGCTTCCGGGCTGTTCTCTCCTGGGACGAGCCTGGGGAGATTCCCCAGCATCTCCGACTCATGCAAAGCCGCGATCACCCCGTCCACCGCCCGTATTCGCCCTGAAAGCTGCAGCTCCCCCATGGCCAGGATACGTTCGGGAGGATCCTCCGGAATACCGCAGGCGGCAAGAATCCCCAGGGCAATGGGCAGATCAAAGGATGCTCCGGCCTTGGGTACCCCTGCCGGATAGAGATTAATGAGGATCCGCTTGCTCGGATACTCGAAGCCCGAGTTGCGGATGGCCACCCGAATACGCTCCTTGGCCTCACGAATAGCGCTGTCCGGCAGCCCCACAATCTCGATCCCCGGCAGAGCAGGACGCAGATCAACCTCCACGGTGACCAGTTCTCCCTCATATCCGAAAGAGGCATAGCTGTAGATAGTCATAGGCCCTCCTCACGCTATAAAACCGCGGGAAGGCCTGTCTGCTTCAGATGGGATCCGACTTTTTTGCTGCCTGTACGGAGGCAACAGCCTCCTGGACCAGCGCATCACAGCGCTCGTTATGCTCGTTACCCGCGTGACCCTTGACCCACTGCCAGCGGATATTCAGGGAGTCACGCAGCTTCTTTAAGGGAACCCAGAGGTCCTGGTTTTTGACGGGCTTTTTGGCTGCTGTTTTCCAGCCGTTGCGGGACCAGGTCTCGATCCAGCTGGTAATACCGTTTTTCACATACTGGCTGTCCGTGTGGACTGCTACCGGTCTTAGGTGCCACTCCTGCCGCCCCCGGACCTCCGTAAGCGCCTCGATTACCGCCGTCAGTTCCATGCGGTTGTTAGTGGTGGCCCCGTCGCCGCCGTTCTTCTCCAGGGTATCCCCGTCCAAGAGAATGCAGTAGGCCCATCCCCCGGGTCCAGGATTCCCCCAGCAGCCGCCGTCGGTATAAATATGGATTTCTGTGTTCTGTGTCATCGGGCAATAGTACGGGGAATCAGGTGGATTGGGCAAGCGGGGAAAGAGAGCCAGGTAATCGTGTTTTTTAAGGTGTTTTTTCTGAATCTATTTCTCCTGGTATTTTGGCTAATGGAATCGTGTTATCTGTGACTTGCGTTAGCTACAAGAATCGTGGAATAGTAAGAACGGGAGGAGTTACTCTTTTAATACTGCTCTGACAATACCGACTGGAAAGCGCACTTTTTTGAAGGAATCGGCAATTGTATTCAACCAACAGCACTAAAAGCTCTGAAATACTCTCCCTTCTCCAATCTTCACCGCACCCTTTCTTTATCAGCAGCCGTACAGGGACAATTCTTTTTATAAGCAGCAGGGCCCTCAGCTTATTCGGGATGAAAGTACGGTCAACCAGGCTATCCCTAACCGCCATGTTCGGTATAGAAGGCGACAAGGCTTTACGCCAAGTGGAACAGACAGTTAAGGGCACAACAACCCGCAAAATCTATAGCTTTTTTACAGAGGTCGATGATCTTGAACAACACTTATGGGTTGAAGGAGTTCCTTTGTCAAAGAGCGAAGCTCTCTTTTTTACAGGACCTCTCTCCTCCATAACCAGGAGGGGTGTAAACCATGATGCCGATGAAGCCCAATCTTTCGGGTCCCTTGTACCGATGGCGATGTCATCCCCCCAGGGGACGGTGCTTCAGGCAAACCGGGCCTTTCTTGACCTGTGGGGTTTTTCCTTCGAATCCGAGGTAGTCGGCAGAAAAACTTCGGAATTCTGGTTCGACGCAAATAAAGCGTATGTTGCATTAAAAAGTACGGTAAACCGCGGCAAATGGGTCGGTGATCTGACGGGAGTAAAGAAAGACGACAGCAGGTTCCATGTGGAAGTATCGGTATCCCTTGTTCGCAATTCCGAGGGAAAGGCCCTCTGCGTTGTTGCCTCCTTTCTGGACCGCTCCATTGAATCAGAGTCCATTCAGTCCCTCATCTTCCATAACCGGCTCCTGGAGTCAGTGCAGGAAGCAGTGATAGCCACTGACCTGGTCGGGACTATCCTCTATTGGGGCAGCGGGGCACAAAAACTGTACGGATATTCCCGGGAAGAGGTCCTTGGGAAATTCGTCGGATACATTGTATCACCGGATGATCAAGAAAGTCTTTATAAACGACTCAGCACCGCCTATACTACCGGCCTCTGGCAGGGCCGCTGCATGAAAATCAGAAAAGACGGGTCTTTTTTCTGGGCCGATACAACCGTCTCCCTGGTTCATGATGAAGACGGCAAACCATCCGGTTTTGTTGGAACAGAACGGGACGTAAGCACTGAGGTCTCGTATCAGGAGTCTCTGGAAAATACTCTGGAAGAACTGGAGATTATCCACGCTACCGAGCAGTCCATTTTATCAGAAAAAGAGAGTGACGCCGTTGCCCAGGTAGCCCTGAAGAGAATAGTAAACACAGTGGGATGCGACAGGGCTACAATTACTCTAGTAAATACCGGCGGCCGGAGTGCCCGACTTATAGCAGAGTATCCAGAGGACCCCGAAACAGGCATGCCCTGGACGGCGGAAATTCCTATGTCCGCCTTTGGTCCGGAACCACTGAATATAAAGAACGGGGTAAATATTGTTGAGAATATATCCAGAATTTACCATAAAGACCCCATCCACACCCACCTTATACAAATAGGCATCTATTCCTATGTTAATATACAGCTTACTACAGGGGATGATGTAATCGGTTTTATTAATCTTGGATTCAGAGAACCCGGCAAGATACCAGGACAAGCAGTGACCTTTACGCGGGCTCTGGCACCTACCATCGCCCTTGTACTGCAAAAAGTTACAGATGCGGAGCGGGAACATCAAAACGCAGTACGGATACGAAAACTCCGGCAGCGGGCGGAATTCTCTGCCGCCATGGAAAGGACCCGCATCAGCCGTATGCTCCACGACTATCTGGGACAGGACTTAACACTTGCCGGTCTTGACCTGGCTTTACTTCGCCGATTAATAAAAAGTGCGCGTGCAGATAATGACATTGAAGCTGTAATTGATAAGCTGGAACAGCGTTTGAGTCAGATTGGAGCGCGGACCCGGGAGGTCCTGCTGGAGCTCCATGACAGGACAATACCAGAACAATCCATATTCGACAGTCTGCAGGAGTATTGTACAAATCTGAAACAGAGTACAGGGATAAAGATACACTTCAGGAAACATAAAGAGGAGCGTTTTCCTCTAGGAACGGAGCAGCAAACGGAGATAGAATCCGCGGCGGTGGAGGCTATTAATAACGCGGTCAAGCATTCCATGGCAACAAGCCTCGTGGTATCTGTCCATTCTACCAAGAAATTGCTGGAAATTACAATCCAGGACGACGGTATCGGATTCCAGCCTTGTGGCGATCATAAAGAGTCCAGACCCGCGGGATGGGGAATTCAGTTTATCCGTGAACATCTCGAAGCAATCGGAGGAAGCGCCACACTCTTCTCCCGCCTTGGCAGTGGAACACACTGGATACTACAGATCGGAAGATGAAGCAGAAGAAAACCCAGCACACCGTTTTTCTGGCGGATGACCATACCCTTGTAAGGGAGGGACTTAAGCTGCTGATTGAGTCGGATCCCGCGTTTACCGTAACAGGGGAATGCTCCAATGGTCCTGACACTATACGGCTCTGCAGGGAACTTGTTCCTGACATAGCTATTATTGACATTGCCATGCCCGGCATTTCGGGGCTTGATGTGGTAGACGAAATAATGCGCTCCCCCGGTTCAACAAGGATTGTAATGATCTCCTTTCAGGCCCTGCCGGAACAGATTATCCGGGCCAGGCGAAGCGGGGCTACGGGTTTCGTGCTTAAAGATGCTACCGGGCGGGAGCTTCTGAGCGCCATGCACGCGGTAATCGGGGGAAAAACCTTTTTTTCCCAGGGAGTCGCCTCCTGTATTCTGCAGCAACTCATGGAATCCAATAAATCCCCATCATGCGGTTGTACCGACAGCCCATCCCTTACAGCTCTCAGTCTGCGGGAGCGGCAGGTGCTTCAGATGCTGGCGGAGGGAAAAAAGAACAGCCTTATCGCAGAGCTCCTGCATTTATCCATTAAAACCGTGGAAACCTACCGCAGCCGTATTATGCAAAAGCCGGGCCTTCACAGTCTCGCAGAGCTGGTACGTTTTGCCGTACAGAACGGTCTGGTTGATTCTCAGGGATAACCTTACAGTAATCACGGTATATTTGTAGAAATTATTCTATATACCTTACAGGCTTTCCCTACCCATCTCCGATATTCGAACACAACCTGACAAGTTCTCCCGATATAAATTTAACATATTAACTATTTATTATTCATTTAAGAAATAACAAATCCAAGGGGTAAAAGAATGCGCTTAAGCCTGGCCGCCAGAATCTTTTTCAGTTTTTTTATTTTGATCCTGTTACTGGTCATTTCATCACTGTTTGGTATTTACGCCCTTGGGCGCATGAATAGCAATCTCAATCATATTGTGGACTACACATCTTCCCGGATTCAGCAATCTGAGAAGGTTCGTTCCCATGTACTTGACATCATCCGGATGCAAAAAAACCTTTTACTCTCCGAATCCGCTTATGAACAACAGGAATTTCTCAAGGATATAGACACTGATATGATGTGACCTTTGTCAAGGTTTTTTCTTTCTCTACACGATAAAACTCCCAAAATATTGAACGAAGAAAAGGATTGATAGACAGGAAATCAGTTTTCGGCATTTGACCATTCTGATATACGCATATTGGTTAATGCAGGCCAATGGTCCGCCTAAAGCCCTTTCTGTCTAAAAACGTGAATCACCTCTTGGGTGTCAACATAGTGTCCTCGAAGATAGCTGGATCGTTGCCCGATTATCCTGTCTATCAATCCCTCTCATCTAAAACCCCTCTTATCGAAACAGTATTGGTTAGTTGATTCTATTGTTCATCATCCCCCAGATGAAGCAGGATAACTCTCTGGCAACAGCGACGGTCGCCTTGTTGTGATGCACACCGCGAGCAACAAGATTATTGTACACTCTGTGCAATCTCCTGTTAGCCCTGTCAGCATACGCAATGACATCCGGATCATTTCCTTTCTGTCTCGCCAGGAGACGCTTTGATTTCTTTCCATAGATATTGCTTCGCAGGGTTGATTTGGCTCCTTCGATAAGCAGGAGCCGTAAACGTTCATTCCCGGCCTTTGTGATACTCCCTCGCCGTTCTCTCTGACCACTGGAGTTCTCCTTGGGAACCAGGCCCAGAAACGAGGAGAACTGCTGTGAGTTTGCAAACCGGGAGAAGTCCCCAATCTCTGAAATAAACGATAATGCCGTATGCGTCTCTATTCCCCTGAAACAGCGAAGTCTCGATACCCGGTCTCGGTAGGCATCCAAGGCGGCCAACTCTTCGATCCGCTGATTATAGCGGTCTACCTTTTCCTGTTGGTCGTGTACTTCCTGCAGATATTCAGTAAACGTTTCCTGGTCGACCTCATCATGAAACAGTTGCCCCTTCAGCCATGTATAGTGGGCAATTGTCCAAGAATTTTTTCCCTCGGTGAAACATCGTCCATGACGCAGTAGAAAGGACAACAGGTTCTGTTTTGCTCGTCCTAGAGCCTTTTTCCGGGTATTTCTCAGCCGTGTATAATTTTTTACCGCTTCATCTTGTGGCGTCGGTATATGCACGGCACTGTAGGTCCCCCACGCCAGGTGTCTGGCCAGTTCTTCAGCATCTATCCTGTCTGTTTTTATGTGATTGCCTGGTGCTTTCGGCAACGTAGTCGGGGCCATAATCACACAGGGGATATCTGCTTTCGCCAAATCCCGGTAGAGTCCGTATCCGGTTGGACCTGCTTCATAACCGCAGAGTACTGTACACTCAGGATGTTCCTTTTGTAGTTTTCGTACATATTTGATCACCAGAGAGCTCTTGCTGGCGATTCTGGTTTGCCCGAAACTCTTCTGGGCTGAAAAGTTGAATGAACACAGCGAGTAAGTATCTTTGTGG from Marispirochaeta sp. encodes the following:
- a CDS encoding diguanylate cyclase is translated as MTRILLIDSNSGDLEKMNRYLVEEGYGVLSAGSSGEALSYLKEEDIHIILIDLDVTDPPWRELAIEFRKRYFQCPLQIILTAHEKQRLNDALEEGADDYIQKPVRKLEFQTRIKAAYIRLRSQMRLFEEREFFRQAVKQEEELASKILDRHLHLKQTLEVIETEKEELERTKAKLERIAKYDMLSGLLNRMSLFSIIDIEIDRALRTEVPLSGIMMDIDHFKPINDNYGHPVGDMVIKEIGNLLQETLRKYDQAGRYGGEEFFMVLPNTYKDQAFAIAERFRLSLMERKIDSGDFELSVTASLGVAQYHSGESREAWIARADAAMYRAKQNGRNLTRIE
- a CDS encoding DUF445 family protein: MDMPSAVIYFIPPLAGAVIGYITNKIAITMLFRPYREKRFFGFRLPLTPGIIPKQRHELARSIARQVSTELFTVEAVCAQMETPGFLQGLESAIRRGGDILCPVKISSILKNPANSPLRRFSGLWKELADSPGIHSLGTALLRGLVRTYLGSERTEVPEQGGRGPAGELTAGILHRHIQENRKIEELLSPEARQAIIAGFAGVLPSLRRFLIQWLNRSATRNELHRRGVLLFRDAVDSLSGIQRLVVVAGQYHRTMEENMSYLVDRFIQNLEESLQSPETVEGLLVAAEEYLKQNLKLPLGEFLEPDKIDELAGIMDKLFSGVDPFKAESGITAAGILSLVPEDLSVGDLIGWNTGGRELLVPLVRDTVVGLLVKAVPIALEVMDIEKLVILRIDSLAIEEVESLLLLVIKKQLKWINVFGAFLGAVLGGFQVFLMYLRG
- a CDS encoding SH3 domain-containing protein, with amino-acid sequence MIKFFKNTGCKKYTLFAVFSLILIFTGCAKEEKLTSIDLPPTSLLSMREKWGVIASSHLRMRNSPDSQSEVVTTFWNRRGVVLEVLSQSPDKVFIEGYEDYWYQVSYDGLIGWVFGAYVELYGSREQALRAARETR
- the uvrB gene encoding excinuclease ABC subunit UvrB, which codes for MPRFRVESSYAPAGDQGEAIRKLVEGIEQGDRFQTLKGVTGSGKTFTMAKIIETIQRPTLVISHNKTLAAQLYREFKDFFPDNAVEYFVSYYDYYQPEAYVPSRDLYIEKDASINDEIDRLRLSATSSLMEREDVIIVATVSCIYGLGNPKSFHEMRLRLKVGDEADIGSISRQLISLQYERNDHILDRGNFRVRGDVLEIYPAYTEHAFRVELDWDTVARIRRIDPVGMQVLDERDHCVIYPAKHFVMPEDQVQKSLKEIREELEEQYRRFTEEGKIVEAQRLKTRTEYDLEMMEEMGYCSGIENYSRHLSDRIEGERPSVLLDYFPQGFMTMIDESHVTLPQVGAMYEGDRSRKLNLVNHGFRLPSALDNRPLIFGEFEQLLDQAIFVSATPGKEEIRRSAQVVEQIIRPTGLLDPQIEVRPTEGQIEDLFGEIKATIALGYRTLITTLTKKMAEDLTDYLANLGVRVRYLHSEVETIERVEILTQLRQGVFDVLVGINLLREGLDLPEVALIAILDADKIGFLRSSTSLIQTIGRAARNLDGRVLMYADRMSPAMETAIDETDRRRSIQEEYNRTHGITPQSVRKSIHDILVRQKEESRAAEEQALDVLKRSYNILIPREKAALIKALEHEMLEMAKNLEFEKAALIRDEIQNLKGED
- a CDS encoding trypsin-like peptidase domain-containing protein, producing the protein MKLYSRGQLIFYSLASGLIVLLLAAGLGLFGPGQDTPAEPESVSAEEEPVFRLETNPIPPENTYLTQSSGEFTDDELANIRNYENLNRGVVNITTETLTLNWFLEPVPSEGGTGSGSIIDRRGYILTNYHVVEKAYKVHINLADGSQFEGEVIGKDPENDLAVVKFDPESKDLVTVPFGDSSNLRVGQKVLAIGNPFGYDRTLTTGIVSGLGRPVRTSSNIVIRDMIQTDASINPGNSGGPLLNAHGEMIGINTMIYSPSGGSVGIGFATPVNTARRVVPDLIEYGLVRRGWIDVVPVQLDRNIVRYGKLTVEKGILVSKTVKGGAAEKAGIRGGDQTNPIRYGRSILYLGGDILVEVDGDRTETISDLLGALEDNRPGEVIDVVAYRGRQKRSFQVELSERPEELYWN